The following proteins are encoded in a genomic region of Palaemon carinicauda isolate YSFRI2023 chromosome 19, ASM3689809v2, whole genome shotgun sequence:
- the LOC137659084 gene encoding uncharacterized protein produces MASRAMYLDFCPSLKAEEFVLALRRFCATHGALSFITSDSYQTFKTASNLLQELYEEDEVQQFLRKTGIEWHFQTPHAPWKGGFFERLIGVTKRTLHIAVGKKYLSDAHVLTLVKEAVAVVNNRPLVYSGDKCEDEVLTPSHLVRGNMVNLMVPILPDDHLNATFTSRRLSDRYLKLTDTLKAFWERWRKEYLSSPRARHDCRSGEPSKLHPGGIVLVKQDNKKRATWPLGRVVETYPDHDGVVRSAKVLFEDVESLRSVSHLVPLEIAPSDDDDGVGEDDGDGDVEDRVRTVCQQDCQGTL; encoded by the coding sequence ATGGCCAGTAGGGCCatgtacctcgatttctgcccctccctgaaAGCGGAGGAATTTGTCTTGGCCTTGCGTCGTTTTTGTGCTACCCACGGCGCCCTGTCTTTCATCACATCCGATAGTTatcaaacgttcaagactgccagcaacctccttcaggaactttatgaagaggatgaagtccagcagttcctgaggaaaaccgGAATCGAATGGCATTTTCAGACGCCCCATGCGCCTTGGAAAGGTGGTTTTTTCGAGCGCCTAATCGGAGTGACAAAACGTACCCTCCATATAGCCGTTGGTAAGAAGTACCTGTCGGATGCCCACGTCCTAACGTTAGTGAAAGAAGCCGTGGCCGtggttaataacaggcctctagtgtacagcggcgacaagtgcgaggatgaggttctcaccccctcccatttagtgCGAGGAAACATGGTAAACCTAATGGTACCGATATTGCCAGACGACCACCTcaatgcgaccttcacctcccggaggctcagTGATCGTTATTTGAAGTTGACAGACACTCTGAAAGCCTTCTGGGAGAGGTGGAGGAAAGAGTATTTAAGTTCCCCTAGGGCCAGACAcgactgtcgatctggggaaccttccaagctgcaccccggtggcatcgtgctggtcaagcaagacaataaaaaaagggctacgtggccccttggacgtgtcgtggagacatatcctgaccacgacggagtcgtgcgttcggccaagGTGTTGTTCGAGGATGTTGAGTCCCTGCGatctgtcagccacctggttcccctggagattgccccctctgatgacgatgatggtgttggagaagatGATGGCGACGGGGACGTCGAAGACAGGGTGCGTACAGTTTGCCAGCAGGACTGCCAGGGAACGTTgtga